The following proteins are encoded in a genomic region of Brachypodium distachyon strain Bd21 chromosome 1, Brachypodium_distachyon_v3.0, whole genome shotgun sequence:
- the LOC100828046 gene encoding metalloendoproteinase 3-MMP, which yields MASTSSASRLMVLLAAAAAMVLVVLQASTVSAASLPSGLPDPDDLKPLLSHNPWSAFQNLSGCHFGDERQGLGKLKDYLSHFGYLPTPPPSNDSKFNDMFDADMEQAIRTYQQNFGLDVTGQLDPSTVTKMMSPRCGVADIINGTSTMAKSASIHGRNLYSYFPGSPSWPRSKKSLKYAITATSATTIDRATLSQVFARAFARWSEATTLNFTETTDAAGDADITIGFHGGEHGDGEAFDGPLGTLAHAFSPTDGRFHLDAAEAWVAGGDVSRAKADDAVDLESVAVHEIGHLLGLGHSAVEGAIMYPTITSRTRKVDLASDDVVGIQSLYGGNPNFKGVTPSTPTSSREMDSGAAAGALSRARSGFFAGVAMAAGLALALSW from the coding sequence ATggccagcaccagcagcgcGTCCCGTCTCATGGTTCTCCTCGCCGCTGCGGCGGCCATGGTGCTCGTCGTCTTGCAAGCTTCGACGGTGTCCGCCGCCTCATTACCGTCCGGTCTCCCAGATCCTGACGACCTCAAGCCTCTGCTTTCTCACAACCCATGGTCGGCGTTCCAGAACCTGTCCGGGTGCCACTTCGGGGACGAGAGGCAGGGCCTGGGCAAGCTCAAGGACTACCTGAGCCACTTCGGCTACctcccgacgccgccgccgtccaacGACTCCAAGTTCAACGACATGTTCGACGCCGACATGGAGCAGGCCATCAGGACGTACCAGCAGAACTTCGGGCTCGACGTCACGGGCCAGCTGGACCCCTCCACGGTGACCAAGATGATGTCCCCCCGCTGCGGCGTCGCCGACATCATCAACGGCACCTCCACCATGGCGAAATCCGCCTCCATCCACGGCCGGAACCTCTACTCCTACTTCCCGGGATCCCCATCATGGCCGCGGTCCAAGAAGAGCCTGAAATACGCCATCACGGCGACCTCGGCCACCACCATCGACCGTGCCACGCTGAGCCAGGTCTTCGCGCGCGCCTTCGCGCGGTGGTCGGAGGCGACGACGCTCAACTTCACGGAGACGACGGATGCGGCGGGCGACGCGGACATCACGATCGGGTTCCACGGCGGGGAGCACGGGGACGGGGAGGCGTTCGACGGCCCGCTGGGCACGCTGGCGCACGCCTTCTCGCCCACGGACGGGCGGTTCCACCTggacgcggcggaggcgtgggtggccggcggcgacgtgtCCCGCGCCAAGGCGGACGACGCCGTGGACCTGGAGTCGGTGGCCGTGCACGAGATCGGCCACCTGCTGGGGCTGGGacactcggcggtggagggcgCCATCATGTACCCGACCATCACGTCCAGGACGAGGAAAGTGGATCTGGCGTCGGATGATGTCGTGGGGATCCAGAGCCTCTACGGGGGGAACCCTAATTTCAAGGGCGTCACGCCGTCGACGCCCACCAGCAGCCGGGAGATGGACAGCGGCGCCGCGGCTGGCGCGCTCTCACGGGCGCGGAGCGGCTTCTTCGCTGGTGTAGCCATGGCCGCTGGGCTCGCGCTGGCGTTGTCGTGGTAG
- the LOC100824367 gene encoding uncharacterized protein LOC100824367 isoform X1 → MSLCCCSGASRRLLLPRLFLGQQHQVGRSLLQFRATSSAAASSSATPLSPAQQRQVTLYVDALLDWNQRMNLTAVTDEAEVMTRHVEDSLAVLPPLERAYRAQSTSHGGDMGGISLIDVGSGAGLPGLILAVARPSWKITLLESMRKRCTFLEHAVEVMELSNVDVLCDRAENVGQSHDFREAFDVAAARAVAELKILAEYCLPLVRVGGLFIAAKGHDPHDEIRNAKAAVHTLGASMLDLCTVESMGPHGQRTAVVYLKERGTPRRYPRHPGTPSKTPL, encoded by the exons aTGTCGCTAtgctgctgcagcggcgcgagtcgccgcctgctcctccctcgcctctTCCTTGGCCAGCAGCACCAGGTCGGCCGCTCCCTCCTCCAATTTCGCGCCACCtcaagcgccgccgcctcttcctccGCTACACCCCTCTCGCCGGCGCAGCAGCGCCAGGTCACCCTGTACGTGGACGCTCTCCTCGACTGGAACCAG AGGATGAACCTTACCGCCGTCACCGACGAGGCCGAGGTCATGACGCGCCACGTGGAGGACTCCCTCGCCGTGCTTCCACCGCTAGAACGTGCATACCGCGCCCAGTCCACCTCCCACGGCGGTGACATGGGTGGTATCAGTCTTATTGATGTTGGCTCTGGCGCGGGGCTCCCCGGTTTGATCCTTGCTGTCGCGCGGCCAA GCTGGAAAATTACACTGCTGGAGTCGATGCGGAAGCGGTGCACGTTCTTGGAGCATGCAGTTGAGGTCATGGAGCTGTCAAATGTGGATGTGCTGTGTGACCGAGCTGAG AATGTTGGCCAAAGTCACGATTTCAGAGAGGCATTCGATGTAGCAGCTGCAAGAGCCGTTGCAGAACTTAAAATTTTAG cTGAGTACTGCCTCCCATTGGTCCGTGTTGGTGGTCTATTTATAGCTGCAAAAGGGCACGATCCACAT GACGAAATAAGAAATGCAAAAGCTGCAGTTCATACATTGGGTGCCTCCATGCTAGATTTGTGCACCG TTGAATCAATGGGACCCCATGGTCAACGAACGGCTGTTGTATACCTAAAAGAACGTGGTACTCCAAGAAGATACCCTCGGCATCCAG GTACTCCTTCGAAGACACCATTATGA
- the LOC100824367 gene encoding uncharacterized protein LOC100824367 isoform X2, whose product MSLCCCSGASRRLLLPRLFLGQQHQVGRSLLQFRATSSAAASSSATPLSPAQQRQVTLYVDALLDWNQRMNLTAVTDEAEVMTRHVEDSLAVLPPLERAYRAQSTSHGGDMGGISLIDVGSGAGLPGLILAVARPSWKITLLESMRKRCTFLEHAVEVMELSNVDVLCDRAENVGQSHDFREAFDVAAARAVAELKILAEYCLPLVRVGGLFIAAKGHDPHDEIRNAKAAVHTLGASMLDLCTVCDKT is encoded by the exons aTGTCGCTAtgctgctgcagcggcgcgagtcgccgcctgctcctccctcgcctctTCCTTGGCCAGCAGCACCAGGTCGGCCGCTCCCTCCTCCAATTTCGCGCCACCtcaagcgccgccgcctcttcctccGCTACACCCCTCTCGCCGGCGCAGCAGCGCCAGGTCACCCTGTACGTGGACGCTCTCCTCGACTGGAACCAG AGGATGAACCTTACCGCCGTCACCGACGAGGCCGAGGTCATGACGCGCCACGTGGAGGACTCCCTCGCCGTGCTTCCACCGCTAGAACGTGCATACCGCGCCCAGTCCACCTCCCACGGCGGTGACATGGGTGGTATCAGTCTTATTGATGTTGGCTCTGGCGCGGGGCTCCCCGGTTTGATCCTTGCTGTCGCGCGGCCAA GCTGGAAAATTACACTGCTGGAGTCGATGCGGAAGCGGTGCACGTTCTTGGAGCATGCAGTTGAGGTCATGGAGCTGTCAAATGTGGATGTGCTGTGTGACCGAGCTGAG AATGTTGGCCAAAGTCACGATTTCAGAGAGGCATTCGATGTAGCAGCTGCAAGAGCCGTTGCAGAACTTAAAATTTTAG cTGAGTACTGCCTCCCATTGGTCCGTGTTGGTGGTCTATTTATAGCTGCAAAAGGGCACGATCCACAT GACGAAATAAGAAATGCAAAAGCTGCAGTTCATACATTGGGTGCCTCCATGCTAGATTTGTGCACCG TATGTGATAAAACATAG
- the LOC100824667 gene encoding uncharacterized protein LOC100824667, which produces MAGLVAYSAAGLGLLALAALESLPLRLPPLPLVPRRLSTPLHARHLLAALLSALCLLSALFSAHHLSLPTLGASALFLLYSLAPFAPLAAPLPLPLLDLLLAAAFAQELLLFAHRRQSTAAGIENRYFDLFLVPITVCLGATLLAAHRPDAAPPRLARAAGLALQGTWMMQMGFSFFTNAIANGCTLHAESRVDYTIKCRTHEDYHRARSVATLQFNGHLALLVLAGAAAYAAVLSSANSPPSGYRMLGKEVQMEGMAVPSSQFTLDSDDEKEDEGISTPAATPVANGVHSHHQITLHAPESN; this is translated from the coding sequence ATGGCGGGGCTCGTCGCCTACTCGGCcgccggcctcggcctcctgGCGCTGGCCGCGCTCGAGTccctcccgctccgcctccccccGCTCCCGCTCGtcccgcgccgcctctccACGCCGCTGCACGCCCGGCACCTCCTCGCGGCGCTGCTTTCCGCGCTCTGCCTCCTCTCGGCGCTGTTCTCCGCGCACCACCTCTCCCTCCCCACGCTCGGCGCCTCcgcgctcttcctcctctactCCCTCGCGCCGTtcgcgccgctcgccgccccgctgccgctgccgctgctcgacctcctcctcgccgcggcctTCGCGCAGGAGCTCCTTCTCTTCGCGCACAGGCGGCagtccaccgccgccggcatcgAGAACCGCTACTTCGACCTGTTCCTTGTCCCCATCACCGTCTGCCTCGGCGCCACCTTGCTCGCCGCGCACCGCCCggacgccgcgccgcctcgcctcgcccgcgccgcggggttggcgctgCAGGGCACCTGGATGATGCAGATGGGGTTCTCCTTCTTCACCAACGCCATCGCCAACGGCTGCACGCTCCACGCGGAGAGCCGGGTGGACTACACCATCAAGTGCCGCACCCACGAGGACTACCACCGCGCGCGCTCCGTTGCCACGCTGCAGTTCAACGGCCACCTCGCGCTGCTCGTGCTCGCTGGGGCGGCGGCCTACGCGGCCGTCCTCTCCTCTGCGAACAGTCCACCGAGCGGGTACAGGATGCTGGGAAAGGAGGTGCAGATGGAGGGTATGGCAGTGCCGTCGTCGCAGTTCACTCTCGATTCAGATGATGAGAAGGAAGATGAAGGGATCTCAACCCCAGCAGCGACCCCGGTGGCTAATGGGGTGCACTCCCATCACCAGATCACGTTGCACGCCCCTGAATCCAACTGA
- the LOC100824971 gene encoding protein JINGUBANG, producing the protein MIPSYRQEQPSQVQDESGDEGVVSRAVLLSSHSSVPSLHSCSSCHYQCVSTLRGHSSYVSGLAVDGDALYVASSDGHIRLWPLDMDATMKQDDQPGDSVVAITSSSIKCLMVTGDGLVSSHQDGKIRVWQQARRRSSGGYHHHLTLHAVLPTTADCLRTFLFPKNYVEVRRHRRCTWVHHVDAVTALAVSPDGAHMYSVSWDRSLKVWRVPGLRCVESVAPAHDDAINAVAVSADGCVYTGSADRTIKAWRRHPGQKNLTLVGTMERHSSAVNALAVGAGGQVLYSGSCDRSVVVWEADAMGAMVAMDTLRGQTEAVLCLAAAGAMVCSGSADRTVRVWRRRGAGEGYSCLAVLDGHGAAVKSLALVLMDGLPAGGDHGHGCSCKDESSPACGSSALVCSGSLDCDVKIWRVT; encoded by the coding sequence ATGATTCCATCTTATAGACAAGAACAGCCAAGCCAAGTCCAGGATGAGTCGGGAGACGAAGGCGTTGTCTCCCGAGCAGTATTACTCTCATCACACTCGAGTGTCCCTTCCCTCCATTCCTGCAGCTCATGCCACTACCAGTGCGTCTCTACACTGAGGGGCCACTCCTCCTATGTGTCTGGCCTCGCCGTCGATGGCGACGCGCTCTACGTCGCCTCATCGGACGGACACATCAGGCTGTGGCCATTGGACATGGACGCGACCATGAAACAGGACGACCAGCCCGGAGACTCTGTTGTGGCCATCACCAGTAGCTCCATAAAGTGCCTTATGGTCACCGGCGATGGTCTTGTCAGCTCCCACCAGGACGGCAAGATCAGGGTGTGGCAGCAGGccaggcggcggagcagcggggGTTATCACCACCACCTCACCCTGCACGCCGTGCTGCCGACGACCGCCGACTGCCTGCGCACGTTCCTGTTCCCCAAGAACTACGTGGAGGTCCGGCGGCACAGGAGGTGCACCTGGGTGCACCACGTGGATGCGGTCACCGCGCTCGCGGTGTCCCCGGACGGCGCACACATGTACTCCGTGTCCTGGGACCGGAGCCTCAAGGTGTGGCGTGTGCCTGGCCTCCGCTGCGTGGAGTCCGTGGCGCCGGCCCACGACGACGCCATCAACGCCGTTGCCGTGTCGGCCGACGGGTGCGTCTACACCGGTTCGGCCGACAGGACGATCAAGGCCTGGAGGCGCCACCCGGGGCAGAAGAACCTCACGCTGGTCGGCACCATGGAGCGGCACAGCTCCGCGGTGAATGCGCTGGCGGTAGGCGCCGGCGGGCAGGTACTGTACTCCGGCTCGTGCGACCGGTCCGTTGTCGTGTGGGAGGCCGACGCCATGGGGGCCATGGTGGCCATGGACACGCTCAGGGGGCAAACCGAGGCGGTGCTGtgcctggccgccgccggggcaaTGGTGTGCAGCGGGTCGGCTGACAGGACGGTGAgggtgtggaggaggcggggagcCGGCGAGGGGTACTCCTGCTTGGCCGTCCTggacggccatggcgccgccgtgaAGAGCCTGGCATTGGTGTTGATGGATGGACTGCCTGCAGGAGGCGATCACGGGCACGGCTGCTCGTGCAAGGACGAGAGCTCGCCAGCGTGTGGCTCCTCCGCTCTTGTTTGCAGCGGTTCGTTGGACTGTGATGTGAAGATTTGGAGGGTGACTTGA
- the LOC100825581 gene encoding protein CREG1, whose product MLSPAYLVLVAVLLLLRLPAPAVAGRPLIDRKPAPSEAAATARWLAGENTWGVLSTISSDLSGAPFGNVVSYSDGVPGKSHGIPYFYLTTLDPTARDALEDDRTSLTLSEFPLGTCGKIDPENPTCAKLTLTGKLKLVDRQSSEADLAKAALFSKHSEMEGWPKNHHFEIFKLEIENIFLIDWFGGPKPISPSEYLEYGRNLQGSRMIS is encoded by the exons ATGCTTTCCCCCGCCTACCTCGTCTTggtcgccgtcctcctcctcctccggctgccggctcccgccgtcgccggccgccctCTAATCGACCGCAAGCCCGCCCCTTCCGAGGCCGCAGCCACCGCGAGGTGGCTCGCCGGGGAGAACACATGGGGCGTCCTCAG CACAATATCGAGTGATCTAAGTGGTGCTCCATTTGG CAATGTAGTTTCGTATAGTGATGGAGTACCAGGTAAAAGCCATGGAATCCCGTACTTCTATCTGACTACTCTGGATCCCACTGCAAGAGATGCGTTGGAGGATGATAGGACATCATTGACCCTTAGTGAGTTCCCTCTTGGCACATGTGGGAAGATTGATCCTGAAAACCCTACATGTGCTAAACTTACTCTTACTGGAAAG TTGAAGTTGGTTGACCGTCAGTCATCTGAAGCAGATTTGGCCAAAGCAGCACTTTTCAGCAAACATTCTGAAATGGAGG GTTGGCCAAAGAACCATCACTTTGAGATCTTCAAATTGgaaattgaaaacatattcTTGATTGACTGGTTTGGGGGTCCTAAACCTATATCCCCTTCGGAATACCTTGAATATGGAAG GAACCTGCAAGGCTCGCGGATGATCTCTTGA
- the LOC100825276 gene encoding U-box domain-containing protein 39 encodes MGSGRLRWRPFTAFASSSPPSSASSSPSSSFTVDQPAEFLCPISGRLMADPVIVPPGQTFERACIQACAALAFYPPVVAAEVLPSSPPLVLIPNVALRSAILNWCDRLMLPHPSPLPLDTAGHIVRRLMPPPPPRQEQRPPPPANSVRTRNRYSYGGDEFLQEPNQTTGRGSLEEEIMAVLAAEGASPSELKAAMASLRQATRENREMRIQLCTPRLLAALRPMLLSGDAGVQVNAAASMVNLSLEAENKARIVRSGAVSPLVDVLRSGHPEARDHAAGAMYSLAVEDENRAAIGVLGAIPPLLELFATASTQTAVGHRARREAGMALYHVSLAGMNRSKIARTPGAVRTLLATAESAPARSEAEAEAEAGAGAEAEAAALRKLAVMILANLAGCPEGRAALMDGGSVAAIVRLMRGGLAAPGSAEEEYCISALYGMSRGSLRFRGLARAAGVEAALMPVAEGGGGVGRDMARRTLRAMRGEDDDAGMLAAAGILGREWDDDGGSVVSEGLVSLRRPPHHRSNYAGPSGSNTTQF; translated from the coding sequence ATGGGCAGCGGCCGGCTGCGGTGGAGGCCATTCACGGCCTtcgcttcctcctcgccgccttcctccgcgTCGTCGTCACCGTCCTCTTCGTTCACGGTGGACCAGCCAGCGGAGTTCCTCTGCCCCATCTCCGGCAGGCTCATGGCGGACCCCGTCATCGTCCCCCCGGGCCAGACCTTCGAGCGCGCCTGCATCCAGGCCTGCGCcgcgctcgccttctaccctcccgtcgtcgccgccgaggtcCTCCCTTCTTCCCCCCCTCTCGTGCTCATCCCCAACGTCGCCCTCCGCAGCGCCATCCTCAACTGGTGCGACCGTCTGATGCTGCCCCACCCTTCCCCTCTCCCCCTCGACACCGCTGGCCACATCGTCCGCCGCctcatgccgccgccgccgccacgccaaGAGCAGAGGCCACCCCCGCCGGCCAATTCGGTTCGGACAAGAAACCGCTACAGCTACGGCGGCGACGAGTTCCTGCAGGAGCCGAATCAGACGACGGGCCGCGGTtcgctggaggaggagatcatggcggtgctggcggcggagggcgcgaGCCCGTCGGAGCTGAAGGCGGCGATGGCCTCGTTACGGCAGGCGACCCGGGAGAACAGGGAGATGCGGATCCAGCTCTGCACGCCGCGGCTGCTGGCCGCGCTGCGGCCGATGCTGCTGTCCGGGGACGCCGGCGTCCAGGTCAACGCGGCCGCGTCCATGGTCAACCTGTCGCTGGAGGCGGAGAACAAGGCCCGGATCGTGCGGTCCGGGGCCGTGTCGCCGCTCGTGGACGTGCTCCggtcgggccacccggaggcgCGCGACCACGCGGCGGGGGCCATGTACAGcctcgccgtggaggacgagaACCGCGCCGCCATCGGCGTGCTCGGCGCGATCCCGCCGCTGCTGGAGCTCTTCGCGACCGCGAGTACCCAAACAGCCGTCGGACACCGCGCGCGGCGCGAGGCCGGGATGGCGCTGTACCACGTCTCGCTGGCCGGGATGAACCGGTCCAAGATCGCCCGCACGCCAGGGGCCGTGCGCACGCTGCTCGCCACGGCGGAGTCGGCGCCGGCCCGatccgaagccgaagccgaagccgaagccggagccggagcggAAGCCGAAGCCGCGGCGCTAAGGAAGCTGGCAGTTATGATCCTGGCGAACCTGGCGGGCTGCCCGGAAGGGAGGGCGGCTCTGATGGACGGCGGCTCGGTGGCTGCGATTGTCAGGCTCATGCGCGGCGGCTTGGCCGCGCCGGGGAgcgcggaggaggagtacTGCATATCGGCATTGTACGGGATGAGCCGGGGCAGCCTGAGGTTCCGCGGgctggcgcgcgcggcgggggTCGAGGCGGCGCTGATGCCGGTggccgagggcggcggcggggtggggcGGGACATGGCGCGGCGCACGCTCCGGGCGATGCGcggggaggacgacgacgcggGGATGCTCGCGGCGGCCGGGATTCTCGGGAGGGAATGGGACGACGACGGGGGGAGCGTCGTGTCGGAGGGGCTCGTCTcgctccggcggccgccgcaccACCGGAGCAACTACGCCGGGCCGTCCGGGTCAAACACCACACAGTTCTGA
- the LOC100825895 gene encoding putative DNA glycosylase At3g47830, with translation MTRKPKRKLPASPARSDSTSLEPYRGHVSPSPAQCLAVRDALLAFHGFPDEFALFRLLRLGLSPENEADPLTERPTVLDGLVTTLLSQNTTDAISRRAFASLKAAFPSWDQVVDEEGKGLEDAIRCGGLAATKAARIRAMLRDVRERRGAICLEYLRELSVDEVKRELSQFKGIGPKTMACVLMFYLQKDDFPVDTHVLRITKAIGWVPSTATREKAYIHLNKKIPDDLKFDLNCLFVTHGKLCPSCTKKLGAQKLKVANATCPLASYCCIAEKIQQ, from the exons ATGACCCGGAAGCCCAAGCGGAAGCTcccggcctcgccggcgaggtCCGACTCTACTTCGCTTGAGCCCTACCGTGGACACGTCTCTCCCTCCCCCGCCCAATGCCTAGCCGTCCGCGacgccctcctcgccttcCACGGCTTCCCCGACGAGTTCGCGCTCTTCCGCCTTCTCCGCCTCGGCCTCTCACCGGAGAACGAGGCTGACCCGCTGACTGAGCGTCCAACCGTCCTTGACGGACTCGTCACCACCCTGCTCTCCCAGAACACCACCGACGCCATCTCCCGCCGCGCATTCGCCTCCCTCAAGGCCGCCTTCCCCTCCTGGGATCAG GTGGTCGACGAGGAGGGGAAAGGGCTGGAGGATGCCATCCGGTGCGGGGGCCTGGCGGCGACGAAGGCGGCAAGGATCCGGGCGATGCTGAGGGACgtgagggagaggaggggcgCGATTTGCCTTGAGTACCTGCGGGAGCTGTCCGTTGATGAGGTGAAGAGGGAACTCTCCCAGTTCAAGGGGATTGGACCGAAGACG ATGGCATGTGTGCTGATGTTCTATCTTCAAAAGGATGATTTTCCTGTAGATACTCAT GTACTCCGCATTACAAAGGCTATTGGTTGGGTTCCTTCAACAGCAACTAGGGAGAAGGCATACATTCACCTGAATAAGAAAATTCCTGATGATCTGAAGTTTGACTTGAATTGTCTATTCGTTACTCATGGCAAGCTTTGTCCATCATGTACAAAAAAGCTAGGAGCACAGAAACTCAAGGTTGCCAATGCTACTTGTCCCTTAGCAAGTTACTGTTGTATTGCGGAAAAGATACAGCAATAG